A stretch of the Saprospiraceae bacterium genome encodes the following:
- a CDS encoding NAD+ synthase, giving the protein MKIALAQLNYHIGNFEGNFAKMQDAIFKAKLEQADLICFSELASCGYPPRDFLEFRDFISQSMALVNRLCELSHDIAIVVGAPSVNPDVEGKDLYNSAFFLYEGKVQSITHKALLPNYDIFDEYRYFEPNRSFEIVRFQSKKIAITICEDIWNLGNENPMYTICPLDEIIDQKPDFILNLSASPFSYEHAKDRLNVLRANVLKYKIPLFYVNCVGAQTDILFDGGSAVLSGDGMCYEELPFFVEGQRYFELEEVLKGGINREQEKNEIELIHKALVLGIRDYFSKMGFSKAILGLSGGIDSALTACLAVDALGKDQVRVLLMPSPYSSEGSVLDAKALAEQLGIQYDVIPIASIFDEYKSILSTYFINLPENVTEENIQARIRGMLLMAFSNKFSSILLNTTNKSEMAVGYGTLYGDLCGGLAVLADVYKTQVYQLSSYINRERIIIPENTIQKPPSAELKPGQKDSDSLPDYNILDKILYQYIENRKGPSEIMAMGFDPEIVLKTLKMVNKAEFKRYQSPPVIRVSSKSFGLGRRLPIEGKYLS; this is encoded by the coding sequence ATGAAAATAGCACTCGCTCAACTCAACTACCATATCGGAAATTTTGAAGGAAATTTTGCAAAAATGCAAGATGCCATATTCAAAGCTAAATTGGAACAAGCTGATCTGATTTGTTTCAGCGAATTGGCAAGTTGTGGCTATCCACCTCGCGATTTTTTGGAATTTCGGGATTTTATTTCGCAGTCCATGGCATTGGTAAATAGACTTTGTGAATTGAGTCACGACATAGCCATTGTTGTGGGCGCACCCAGTGTCAACCCGGATGTAGAAGGCAAAGATTTATATAATTCGGCCTTTTTTTTATATGAAGGAAAGGTTCAATCTATTACCCATAAGGCACTCTTGCCAAACTATGATATTTTTGACGAATACCGTTATTTTGAACCAAATCGTAGTTTTGAAATTGTCCGTTTTCAATCAAAAAAGATTGCCATCACCATTTGTGAAGATATCTGGAATCTAGGGAATGAAAATCCTATGTACACCATTTGTCCGTTAGATGAAATCATAGATCAAAAACCGGATTTTATACTAAACCTTTCAGCATCTCCTTTTAGCTATGAACATGCAAAAGACCGTTTAAATGTATTGCGTGCGAATGTCCTGAAATATAAAATTCCACTGTTTTATGTAAACTGCGTCGGTGCTCAAACGGACATTCTGTTTGATGGGGGTTCTGCTGTTTTATCCGGTGACGGCATGTGTTATGAAGAACTACCTTTCTTCGTTGAAGGCCAACGCTATTTTGAATTGGAAGAGGTATTGAAAGGAGGTATCAATCGCGAACAAGAAAAAAATGAAATTGAACTCATCCACAAAGCTTTGGTATTAGGGATCAGGGACTATTTTAGTAAAATGGGTTTTAGTAAGGCCATTCTTGGTTTGTCGGGTGGCATCGATTCAGCTCTTACGGCTTGTCTTGCGGTCGATGCACTTGGAAAAGATCAGGTACGTGTCCTCTTAATGCCTTCACCCTATTCTTCTGAGGGTTCAGTGCTGGATGCAAAAGCACTGGCTGAGCAACTTGGGATACAGTATGATGTCATTCCAATTGCTAGTATCTTCGATGAATACAAATCCATCCTTTCAACTTATTTTATAAATCTGCCCGAAAATGTAACGGAAGAAAACATTCAGGCTCGCATTCGTGGAATGCTGTTGATGGCTTTTTCCAATAAGTTTTCATCCATCCTTTTAAATACCACCAACAAAAGCGAAATGGCGGTGGGCTACGGCACGCTCTACGGCGATTTGTGCGGCGGATTGGCAGTCTTGGCTGATGTTTACAAAACCCAGGTTTATCAATTATCCAGTTACATCAATCGGGAAAGAATCATAATACCTGAAAATACCATCCAAAAACCACCTTCAGCAGAATTGAAACCCGGGCAAAAAGACTCTGATTCATTGCCAGATTACAACATCCTGGATAAAATCTTGTATCAATATATTGAAAATCGAAAAGGGCCTTCAGAAATCATGGCAATGGGTTTTGATCCGGAAATTGTACTGAAAACCTTGAAAATGGTTAATAAAGCAGAATTTAAACGATACCAATCGCCTCCTGTAATTCGGGTTTCTTCCAAATCCTTTGGATTGGGTAGACGCCTACCCATTGAAGGAAAATACCTTTCCTAA
- a CDS encoding NifU family protein yields the protein METVQPTKPGILLYTEQTPNPESLKFVSNRMLYQGIADFKDKELAAAWSPLASKLYDEEFVQSVYISNNFVTITKKPNYDWQEVMIPAKETLKKIIEQESVLIKEGFEAFRLQLEADSSEGNFDEKDTELVVRIKDMIQMYVKPAVEMDGGNIEFKSYRDGVVTVSMQGSCSGCPSSTVTLKAGIEGLLKRMVPEVQEVVAEAE from the coding sequence ATGGAAACTGTACAACCTACTAAACCAGGTATTTTACTTTATACCGAACAAACACCCAATCCGGAATCCTTAAAATTTGTGAGCAACCGGATGCTTTATCAGGGAATTGCAGATTTTAAAGATAAAGAACTTGCAGCTGCCTGGTCTCCCTTGGCAAGTAAGCTGTATGATGAAGAATTTGTCCAATCCGTATATATTTCCAATAATTTTGTAACCATTACCAAAAAACCGAATTATGACTGGCAAGAGGTCATGATTCCTGCAAAAGAAACCCTTAAAAAGATCATCGAACAGGAATCTGTTTTGATTAAGGAAGGATTTGAAGCATTTCGCTTGCAACTAGAGGCCGATTCTTCGGAAGGCAATTTTGACGAAAAAGATACTGAATTGGTGGTCCGAATTAAAGATATGATTCAGATGTATGTCAAGCCAGCGGTTGAAATGGATGGGGGAAACATAGAATTCAAATCCTACCGGGATGGGGTCGTTACGGTATCCATGCAAGGTTCTTGCAGCGGATGTCCTTCGTCAACGGTCACATTAAAAGCTGGCATAGAAGGATTATTGAAACGAATGGTGCCTGAAGTACAGGAAGTCGTTGCCGAGGCAGAATAA
- the xth gene encoding exodeoxyribonuclease III, with the protein MKKIISFNVNGLRSAIDKGFKEWIAQNDFDLVCIQETKMDASHADPDYFKELNYHSYWHCAEKKGYSGVLILAKEKANQVQLGTGKEVYDREGRLIVLDYPGFSLANCYFPSGSSGEDRHQFKMKFLEDMYPEFKKMNEQKPNLIVVGDYNIVHQGLDIHNPERTDNPSGYRPEERAWLDHWFKELFYDSFRLLNPEKKEYSWWSYRAGSYGKDKGWRIDYQSISKSLKDKVKAFRHHREIRFSDHCPLEAHYDI; encoded by the coding sequence ATGAAAAAAATTATAAGCTTTAATGTCAATGGATTGCGATCTGCAATCGATAAGGGATTTAAAGAATGGATCGCACAAAATGATTTTGATTTAGTTTGTATTCAGGAAACCAAAATGGATGCATCCCATGCGGATCCGGATTATTTTAAGGAATTAAATTATCATTCGTATTGGCATTGTGCAGAAAAAAAAGGATACAGTGGCGTATTGATTTTAGCCAAAGAAAAAGCGAATCAGGTGCAACTGGGAACCGGCAAAGAGGTGTATGATCGGGAAGGCCGATTAATTGTGTTGGATTATCCTGGATTTAGTTTAGCCAATTGTTATTTTCCATCTGGCTCCTCAGGCGAAGACCGACATCAATTTAAAATGAAGTTTTTAGAAGATATGTACCCGGAGTTTAAAAAAATGAATGAGCAAAAACCAAATTTAATCGTAGTGGGAGATTACAACATCGTACATCAAGGCCTGGACATTCACAATCCGGAACGCACCGACAATCCATCCGGTTACCGTCCGGAGGAACGTGCCTGGTTGGATCATTGGTTTAAAGAATTATTTTATGATAGTTTTCGCTTATTAAATCCGGAAAAAAAAGAATACAGTTGGTGGAGTTATCGGGCCGGTTCTTATGGAAAGGACAAAGGTTGGCGTATTGATTATCAATCGATTTCCAAATCCTTAAAAGATAAGGTCAAAGCATTCAGACACCACCGGGAAATTCGATTTTCTGATCATTGTCCGTTGGAGGCTCACTATGACATCTAA
- the nadC gene encoding carboxylating nicotinate-nucleotide diphosphorylase, with amino-acid sequence MISFDLKQFIKQALQEDVQTGDITSLACIPSENRSKAILKIKEDGILAGVELAKSIFNYLDDSVEMNVFKPDGSYVHLGEVAFEVETGTRNLLMAERLVLNSMQRMSGIASLCNRFLLEVSDLPVTLLDTRKTTPLNRYLEKWAVRLGGCQNYRDGLYDWFMIKDNHIAACGSITKAIKAVNKYQKSHHLENLGITIEVKNLVELEEVLRTGNVSRIMMDNFELPLLEEAVAMVAKKHETEASGGVSLETVRKIALSGVDFISVGALTHSAGSLDLSLKIQS; translated from the coding sequence ATGATTTCGTTTGACTTAAAACAATTTATTAAACAAGCTTTGCAAGAGGATGTCCAAACGGGAGACATTACCTCATTGGCTTGCATCCCATCAGAAAATAGAAGCAAGGCCATATTAAAAATAAAAGAAGATGGCATTCTGGCTGGTGTTGAATTGGCCAAATCAATTTTCAATTATTTGGATGATTCAGTAGAAATGAATGTATTTAAACCAGATGGTTCCTATGTTCATCTGGGTGAAGTTGCGTTTGAAGTAGAAACCGGTACGCGAAATTTATTGATGGCGGAACGATTGGTTTTAAATTCAATGCAACGCATGAGTGGGATTGCCAGTTTATGCAATCGCTTTTTATTGGAAGTGTCTGATTTGCCGGTCACTTTGCTGGACACTCGCAAAACTACTCCTTTAAATCGCTACCTTGAAAAATGGGCCGTCCGGTTGGGAGGTTGTCAGAATTACCGGGATGGTTTGTATGATTGGTTTATGATTAAAGACAATCACATTGCAGCATGTGGTTCTATTACAAAAGCAATTAAAGCTGTAAACAAATATCAAAAATCCCATCATTTGGAAAATTTGGGAATCACTATTGAAGTAAAAAATTTAGTAGAATTGGAAGAAGTGTTGCGTACAGGAAATGTAAGTCGCATCATGATGGATAATTTTGAGTTGCCCTTACTTGAAGAAGCAGTTGCAATGGTTGCAAAAAAACATGAAACCGAAGCTTCCGGAGGGGTCAGTCTCGAAACAGTTCGTAAAATTGCCCTTAGCGGGGTAGATTTTATCTCCGTAGGAGCCTTAACACACAGTGCCGGAAGCCTCGATTTAAGCTTGAAGATACAAAGCTGA
- a CDS encoding PorT family protein: MKILKLFSLAFLPGMLMSQEIKFSVLTGPGISWISSNDNQISSSGIKISYKAHVQAEYWFNDRYAATGGIGLSLGQGGHLEFIKGGDLWKEAELSDTKYKNLPDNAILGYRMNYIDIPFGFKLRTNEFGKFRFYVHAPEFCISLRTRARGTIEAPPLPDTEGEDIRKMVSFFGLFYGIGLGGEMRISADVSLVGGLRFYQSFTDITDDSGRYSDGTREDSKGILSSLDFRFGVIF; encoded by the coding sequence ATGAAAATCCTAAAACTATTCAGTCTGGCTTTTTTACCAGGGATGTTAATGAGTCAGGAGATAAAATTCAGTGTATTAACGGGTCCGGGTATAAGTTGGATTTCCTCCAATGACAATCAAATTTCATCATCCGGTATTAAAATTTCCTATAAAGCCCATGTGCAAGCGGAATATTGGTTTAATGATCGTTATGCAGCAACGGGGGGTATTGGATTATCATTAGGTCAGGGTGGTCATCTCGAATTTATTAAAGGGGGAGATCTTTGGAAAGAAGCTGAATTAAGTGATACAAAATATAAAAATCTTCCTGACAATGCGATCTTAGGCTATCGAATGAATTATATTGATATTCCGTTTGGATTTAAGTTGCGCACCAATGAATTTGGAAAATTCAGATTCTATGTACATGCACCTGAATTCTGTATCAGTTTACGCACCCGAGCCAGAGGAACTATAGAAGCACCACCCTTGCCCGATACAGAAGGAGAAGACATCCGTAAAATGGTCAGTTTTTTTGGTTTGTTTTACGGCATTGGATTGGGCGGTGAAATGCGCATTTCAGCAGACGTTTCGTTAGTAGGAGGTTTGCGATTTTATCAAAGCTTTACAGATATTACGGATGACAGTGGGCGTTATTCAGATGGAACCAGAGAAGATTCTAAAGGGATTTTATCGAGTTTAGATTTTAGATTTGGTGTGATTTTTTAA